A genomic segment from Roseibium algicola encodes:
- a CDS encoding RlmE family RNA methyltransferase, with translation MSQGKKGTGDRGLHVKVKTSAGRRESSTRWLQRQLNDPYVRRAKMDGYRSRAAYKLIEIDDKHKLLKPGYRVVDLGCAPGGWCQVAVERVQSSVEAPKVVGIDYLEMDHVRGTTFLQKDFLDDDAPAALLEALGGHKPDVVLSDMAAPTTGHKQTDHLRTTHLFEIAIDFARRNLVPGGSFLAKVFRGGTENALLNDLKREFKSVAHLKPPASRKESPELYVIAKGFRGSDLDPD, from the coding sequence ATGAGTCAGGGCAAAAAGGGAACAGGCGACCGAGGTCTCCACGTCAAGGTGAAGACGTCCGCTGGTCGGCGCGAATCCTCCACGCGTTGGCTGCAGAGGCAATTGAACGATCCATATGTGCGCCGCGCGAAGATGGACGGTTACAGGTCGCGAGCTGCCTACAAGCTGATAGAGATCGACGACAAGCACAAATTGCTGAAACCCGGTTACCGGGTGGTCGATCTTGGTTGCGCACCGGGGGGCTGGTGTCAGGTTGCTGTGGAAAGAGTGCAGTCCTCCGTGGAAGCGCCCAAGGTGGTCGGGATCGACTATCTGGAAATGGACCACGTGCGAGGAACGACATTCCTGCAAAAAGACTTCCTGGACGACGATGCTCCAGCCGCCTTGCTGGAAGCGCTCGGTGGCCACAAGCCCGATGTCGTTCTGTCCGACATGGCGGCGCCGACTACCGGCCACAAGCAGACCGACCATTTGCGCACAACGCATCTTTTCGAGATCGCAATCGATTTCGCGAGACGCAACCTCGTTCCGGGTGGCTCGTTCCTGGCGAAGGTTTTTCGGGGCGGGACGGAAAATGCACTGCTTAACGACCTGAAACGCGAATTCAAATCGGTGGCCCATTTGAAACCGCCGGCAAGCCGCAAGGAAAGCCCGGAACTTTATGTGATCGCGAAGGGCTTTCGCGGAAGTGATCTTGATCCGGACTGA